AGTACATCGTCGATTGGAAAGATGACGGAAAGGCAATTCGTGACTTCCGGCATCCCCAAACCGGCAAACTTCGCTCTCGGCCGCAGAATATGGACTACTACTTTCAGGAAGGCATTACATGGTCGCTTATTGCGGGGAGAGGCTCTTCGTTCCGGTGGTTTCCAAAAGGCTTTATCATAGGGCATAAGGGGCCGGGGGTTTTTGGGAACTCCAAACAGCGTGAAGCGACTTTGGGCTTCCTTAACAGTAGTCTGGCTGATGTCTTTCTTGGCTTGCTAAGCCCGAATTTAGGGATTGAGATCGGCAATGTGAACAGGCTTCCGTTCATTGGTGATGCCGGGTTTCCCGCTGAAAAGGTGAGAACGTGTATCGAACTGGCGAGACACGATTGGGACTCAAGGGAGACCTCTTGGGATTACGACGAGCATCCTTTGCTCGGCTTGCCAGCTATCAGCCTAGAAGAATCGTATTATGTTTGGGAACGCCAGCAGCAAGAGCAGGTCCGAAGACTTTCGAAGTTGGAAAAGGATATTGACGACTTTTTCTATTCTCTTTTTGGCGTCGAGCGTGTTCCCGATTCAGACAAGTTGACGTCGGCAAATGCGGTCGAATTGCCACAGCGAGACGCAGAGTGTGAACGCCTAATTTCCCATGCCATCGGTTGTATGATGGGAAGGTTTAGCCTTGACCAGCCGGGCTTGATTTACGCTTGCAGCGGCAACGAGGGGTTTAACTCCACCAAGTACAACACGTTCCCCGCTGAGGATGACGGCATCGTTCCGCTCACCGACATTGCATGGTTTCCCGATGATGCGGCCAATCGGTTCGAACAATTCGTCAAAGCGGCTTGGCCCGAGGAACATCTCGAAGAAAACCTGACTTTCGTCGCCGAGAACCTTGGAATGAAGAAAAGCGAAACACCCCGAGAATGCATACGTCGCTACTTCGCAACAGGCTTCTACAAGCATCACTTGTCGATGTACAAAAAGCGGCCCATCTACTGGCTCTTCTCCAGTGGCAAGCAGCGGGCCTTCCAGTGCCTCGTCTACCTGCACCGCTACCACGCTGGCACGCTCTCACGAATGCGCACCGAGTACGTCGTGAAGCTCCAAGGCAAAATCAACTCTCGCATCGACCAACTCGAAGATGACATCCCCGCCGCCAACAGCACCAGCCACCGCAAAAAGCTGGAGAAGGAACGGGACACTCTCATCAAGCAGCGTGAAGAGCTTCAAGAGTTCGACGAGAAGCTCCGCCACTACGCCGACCAACGCATCGAACTCGACCTCGACGATGGCGTGAAAGTCAACTACGGCAAGTTCGGCGATCTGCTGGCGGAAGTGAAATCAATCACCGGCAAGACACCTGTCGTGGAGGTGACGACGTGACAATCGACATCTCCCGCCCATTCTTTAGCGAGCTAATTGAAAGCCACAGGGAGTGGTTATCGGGCTTCGACGAGCAATATGCCAGAAATTGGGAGAAGCTGCTCAAGGCGGACGCTGAAGCGGCGATGTGTGAAGCTGGGGTACGTCGAATGCTTGCCAGTTTCGACGTGGTGGTCAGTCCAAACGAAGACCTAAATGGCAATCAGCAGCGTGTCGATTTTTCCTGCCTATCGAACGGTGAGAAATTCTTCGTAGAAGTTGCTTGTATCCCTGTTGAGAAAGCGGAGAAGATCACAGGAATTGCTGACGACTTTCAAATGATTTTCATGCGGAATCCGACACCGTTGAATGGCGCAATACGTCGAAAGTGTATCGGCAAAGCACGACAGAGCGGAAATCATCCTGCTCCCGTGTTGCTTGCCATTGGCACATGGCACGGCAGCGCTGCGATGCTTTCGTTCATGCCACCGTATCCAGAGATGCTTCTTACTGGAATGACAACGATGACGGTGTTTATCGATAAGGAGACGTTGGAGTCTTCCGTAGAACCTCGGTACGAAAGTCAGTTGGATGCAGCAGCATTCATCCAACGCAGTGAAGAGGATCAGATCAAAGTGGTTCGCAACTCGATTTCAGGTCTGTTGCTATGTGGGTTGAGCTTTGAACCTGTCATGCGAGTTGGCATACTGCACCCCAACGCCTCAAAGCCGTTCTCTCCGTCATGGCTTCCCGACGTTCCATTTTGTGAAGTTCAGATCAACGACGTGGACGGCACACTGAACGTTCAATGGCCGAAAGAGGAGCAAGAATAGATGGACACTAATAAACTCAACGAAGCCCTGACCAAAATCTACGACGAAGATCATACTCGGATCATCTTTGTGAATAATTCGTCATCGAAGGCCCATCAGGCCGAAGTGAAGTTAAATGCAGTAGTGAAGCCAGACGTGGTGGTGACGACATGAGCGGACTCACGCTTCCATTGAATGATGCAATGCAGGCACTTGCAGACGAACATCGAGACTGGCTTGCGAACTCTGATAGAAGATATTTGGCAAATTGGGAGCGACTCTTCAAGTCCGACAACGAAGCTGCCATGGCAGAAGCCTCTGTGCGGCGACGACTACAAGGTTTCGGAGTCAGCGTCGAGCCAAACGAAGACCTCGACACGAGGCAGAAAGCCTCTGACTTCAAATGCGTGAGAAATGGCATCGACTTCTATGTGGAAGTGGCGTGCATTCGCATTGCGACCGCAGAGAAGACAACCGGCATCCCAAACGATAGGCCATATCTGGGGGGATTCCGTCCCATCACTCTTGCCGTGTTCAACAAGTGTATCCATAAGGTGCGACAATCGACGACTGCCGACGCACCGCTGCTCGTAGCGGTGGGAACTTGGCACGGGTTTGTAGCGATGCAATTTAACCAGCGTCCCATCGTCAACATGTTGTTGACTGGCGAGACCAAAATGACGTGGGACATCAACATCAAGACTGGTGAAACGAGCGACACTTACCTTACGACTGACTTTTACCCGGCAATCTTTCTAAAACCAGACGACGACATGAAACCTTCGCCAGCACGAGAGCCAATCTCGGGAGCGATGCTGTGCGCCTTTGGAATGCCGGGAATCGATCCCGTCGTCATCTTGAACGCTAACGCCAATCGCCAGTTTCATCCCGCCGCACTCCCTGACCTTGAATACGGCTCAGTGATCGTTGACCAAGCGGCCCAACAACTTCATGTATCTTGGAAGCAAGGAGCAATGACCTGAATGGACACTACAAAAGAACAGAAGCTTCGGTTGTACCTGAACCAACTGAAGAAGCTTCACGACAGCAAGATCGTGATAGAGCCGATTGAGAAGATCAAAGTTGATACACTGACTCTGTTTGGAAAAAGCGGCGGGACAATCTGTGACTTCCGAGGATACAACGAAACTGAGTATATAGCGTTCTTCACCACCCTCCGGCAGTTCATGATTCCAACAGAGAAAACTGTCAATTTTGATAAGGTGTGTAAGATCGTCAAGGACGAGTGCGATAGAACCGAACTGGTGGATATGGTCACACATGCAGAGAATGCATGGAACAAACTGATGAACTCACCTCCATCTATTGGTTTCAACATTGATGGAGTAGGAAACTCGTATTACGAATTACTCCGACTATGGCTGTACAGTGGAAGATTCCACACAGACGTGGACAAGGCGGAGAAGTGGGATTCGATGCCTGAGCCGATGAGAATGGACGCCGAGGCGACTCTTCAGGCCCGCATTCCGAATCTGGTGAACTGCCTAACAATCGTCGGCAGGGTTGTAATTTGGTGGCTTGATGAGCCAGAGGCTGAAGTGCCTCCACTGCCCTCGGCACAGGGAGCGTAGTTAAATATGGACACCAAACAACTCAGCGAAGCCCTGAGCAAAATCTACGACGAAGAACAGGCACGGATCGTCTTCTGGAACGATCCGCAGCAGGAGTTCGACCGGGTCGTTGAGAACCTCGACCTCGACAGTGTCAACCTCGTTCGGCTCGATCAGGTTGGGGGCATCGAGACTAAACTGCGGATCGAGCGTGATGAACCGGACTCCAAGTTTCTGCTCTACGCTCCCGAGGAAGAACCGGAATTCGAGGATGACATTCTGCTCGATATCCGCCTCTACAGCCGTAGCTTTCGAGCAGATCGTTCATCGATCATTCTCGATGAACTCAAACTGGCCCGGCAGCACCTGCGTAGCCACCTGACGCTTCGTCGCAAGTTCTTTGACAGCAAGGAACGACTCGGCAAGCTCAAGCAACTCGTCAACGCCGACGACAACGAGTTGGACTTGGATCGCAAGATGCTGGCTGTTGTCACCAAATCGGATCAACCGGAACTGTTTAACATCGTCCGCACGCTCTTTCAGTCCATGGCCGAGCAGGACGAATTGGACTTGGAGACACCTCCACCAGCATGGACACAAATTGAGAAGTTCGACCTCGACGGCTCATTCTGGAAGCTAGTTTCGACGGCCTTTGGCTACGACGATGAAACTCCGACGCTCCAGAAGTTGCTGATGCGATTGATGCTCTCCGACTTCGCCCATCAACTCGGCATTCACGTTCCCCCAGCAATACAAAAGTTGCAACTAAGCCGTAGTGGCACGCACAACGCCGTCGTCTGCCTCGCACAGTGGCGTGACAGCGCCAAACAAGCCAGCAGTTACAATGTCCTCTCCGACGTAATCGGCGGAAATACAAACATTGACGAGCAGCTACAAGGTCTAGAACCTGAGAAGCTCGTTGACGCCGTCGCCTTTCGCAACGTGGATCGTGTAATTCTGCTCGGACTTTTGGAACGCCTGTCATCCACGAAAGATCACGTCAACGCCGAGGCTTTTCGTGAGATCGTCGGTCGCCGTCAGGAAGAACACTGGATCGCCTCGCTCTCCGTACCAGAACAACAACGCAAGGCTCGCCACGCTGCCTATGAAGCAGTGGCCGTGGCTGCGGAGTTTTTTGATCTGAGGAACAAGCACTCTGACGGTTTCGACGGCAATACCGCTGAGGAGGTCTACAAGCTCTATACAGAGGAACTTTATAAGTTCGATCAGCTTTATCGGCACTTCTGCCACAACGCCGACGTGGCCGAGTCGCAGGCGTGGGACATTCTCAAATCACTCCGCAAGGAAGTTGAAGCGGCCTATAAGAACTGGTACTTGGTTCAACTTTCCCTGAAGTGGGCAAAGTTTGTCGGTGGTGGCTTGCTGGACAAGTGGGAAATTCCCGGCATTCCAAACCAGTACCGTTTCTACGAGAAGCACATCGGATCACGTCAGCGTGAGGCCGAAAATCGCAGATCGTTCGTCGTTATCAGCGATGCGTTCAGGTACGAAGCTGCAGCGGAATTGACAAAGGTTCTCAATGGCGAGTACCGCTTCCAAGCGGAACTTTCGACTCAGCTTTCGGTGTTGCCTTCGTACACGGCTCTGGGTATGGCCAGCATCTTGCCGCACAAAAAGCTACAATACACCGACAAGGGTGATGTCCTTGCCGATGGGGTCTCCACATCTGGCAGTGAAAACCGGGACACGATTCTCTCGAAGGTTAACGGTACAGTCATTCAAGCCGATGCTTTGTCGAGCATGAATAAGCCGGAAGGGCTTGAGTTTATCGAAGGGCAGAAAGTTGTCTATATCTACCACAATGAAATCGACACTCGAGGAGAGAATCCCGCTACCGAGGCTGACACCTTTAAAGCGACTCAGGAAACCATCCGTGAACTGGCTGCCATTATTCGCTACATCATCAATTCGTTAAGCGGAACGTATATTGTTGTGACCGCCGATCACGGATTTCTCTTCACCGAGTCGTCTCCCAGTGAGACGGACAAGAGTAAGCTGGCGGAAAAGCCAGCAGGCACCGTCAAAGCTAAGAAACGATACCTGATCGGTTACGATCTACCAGAATACGAAGACGCATGGCGAGGGAAGACCGAGATCACTGCCAAATGTGATGGTGGGATGGAGTTCTGGATTCCGAAAGGATCGAACCGCTTCCATTTCACCGGCGGTGCTCGCTTCATCCACGGTGGTGCTATGCCGCAGGAGATTGTCGTCCCGGTCATCACGGTACGACAGGCAAAGAGCAAGACGGCCCTTGAGAAAACAAAGACAAAGCAGGTGTCATTCTCGGTGCTGGGCAGCAACCACAAGATCACCACTCACACTCACCGCTTCAAGCTGATCCAGATGGAGCCCGTCAGCGAGCGTGCCAAGGCGATGACGGTGAAGATCGCAATATACAATGGGGACGAGCCGGTCTCCAGCATCGAGACTGTGACCTTCGCCAGCACCTCCTCGAACCTCGAAGACCGACAGCAGTCCGTAATGTTGACGCTAAAGGACCAGTCGTTTGATAAGCACAAGCAATACAAGTTGCTTGTGAAGGACTCCAGTACAGATTTCGAATTACAGAGTCACGATGTGACCATAGATCGAGCGATTGCCGATGACTTTGACTTCTGAAACCAATGAAAGCGATACGGGGATCGACGAATTGCTCAATGAGCATTTCGCAGGCAAGGTTGTCCGCAAAGACTTGACCAAACTGGTCAAGGAAGGGGCGAACGTCCCGGTGTACGTTCTCGAATATCTGCTCGGGAACTACTGCGCCTCAAACGATCCCGAGGTCATCAGTAACGGTCTCGACACCGTCAAGAAAGTGCTGGCCGACAACTACGTTCGGCCCGACGAAGCCGAGAAGGTGAAGTCCACCATTCGTGAGCGTGGCAGCCTGAAGATCATCGACAAGGTAACTGTCACGCTAAACGAGAAGCGAGATGTGTACGAAGCGCTGTTGTCGAACCTCGGCACGAAGGGCGTCGAAATTCCGACCGGCACGGTGAAGAAGTACGAGAAGCTGCTGGCCGGTGGCATCTGGTGCATTATCACCATGCAGTACTACTTCGAAGAGGGACAAAAGGGATCGCCCTTCGTCATCGAGGAACTTAAACCTATCCAAATGCCCAACATGGATATGGAGGAACTGTTCAAGGGGCGACGATACTTCACCGAGGAGCAATGGATCGATGTACTGCTTCGATCCTGTGGTTACGAACCGACACATTTTGACGCACGAGTGAAGATGCACCTGCTGTGTCGGATGGTGCCCCTTATTGAGAACAACTTCAACGTCTGCGAACTCGGCCCAAGGGGTACAGGCAAAAGCCATATCTATAAAGAGATCAGTCCTAATAGCATCTTGGTCTCTGGTGGGCAGACGACTGTAGCCAACCTGTTCTACAACTTGGCCCGGCGTCAAGTCGGTCTAGTCGGACTGTGGGATGTTGTCGCCTTCGACGAGGTGGCAGGCATTTCCTTCAAGGATAAAGACGGTGTCCAGATCATGAAGGACTACATGGCCAGTGGCTCATTTGCCCGTGGCCGTGACTCGATCAACGCTTACGCCTCGATGGTCTTCGTCGGTAATATCAACCAGCCTGTTGATACGCTCGTTAAGACCAGCCACCTGCTGGCACCATTCCCTGAGACAATGATTGACTCGGCCTTCTTTGATCGCTTTCATGGGTACATCCCCGGTTGGGAAATTCCCAAGATGCGGCCCGAGTTCTTCACGAACCAGTACGGCCTGATCGTGGACTACTTCGCCGAGTGGGTGCGTGAGATGCGAAAACGCAGCTTCGGTGATGCTATCAACAAGTACTTCAAGCTCGGGCGAGACCTAAACCAGCGTGACACCATCGCCGTGAAGCACACGGTTTCGGGTTTACTGAAGCTCATGTACCCCAACGAGGAGTACGACAAGGAAGCTGTCCGTCGTTGCCTTGAATATGCACTCGAAGTTCGTCGCCGAGTTAAGGAGCAGTTGAAGAAGATCGGCGGCATGGAGTTCTATGATGTTCACTTCAGCTACATCGATTTAGAAACATCCGAAGAGAAATTCATCAGCGTAGCCGAACAAGGCGGTGGATCGATTATTCCCGATGGCCCACTCAACCCCGGCGTGCTGCACACAGTCGGCACGGGGAACGGTGGTCATCTGGGACTGTACCGTATCGAAACACAGGTCACCGCAGGCAACGGATCGCTCAAGACTTCGGGCTTGGGATCGAACTCCAAAGCCAAGGAAGCGATCAAGGTTGGGTTCGACTACTTCAAGGCGAACGCCACCCACGTCAGCGCCTCGGCCAAAGCAGGCGATCACGACTACCACCTGCATGTGATCGAACTCCACAACACCGGGCCGAACAATGCCATGACGCTCACGACCTTCGTGGCGCTCTGTTCGGCGGTCTTGGGGAAACCGCTCCAATCGCAGTTAGTGATCCTCGGCAGCATGAGCCTCGGTGGAAGCATCATTCCGGTCGAGAACTTGGCTGAGTCGCTCCAAGTTGCTCACGATGCGGGAGCGAAACGCATCCTGCTCCCGATGGCGAGTGTGGGAGACATTCCAACGATTCCCGGCGAACTGTTCGCCAAGTTCCAAACCAGCTTCTACTCAGACCCACGAGACGCAGCGTTCAAAGCGCTGGGGGTGGAGTGAACAAGGCGGATGCCCTAACGAGGCGAATGATGACCGAAGAAGATAAATGCCCGACATTTTTGATTGAAGACACGCCTGCCGATGAAGATGCGTTTGGCCCTCATCAGCGAGTAGCGGATGCAATCGCTGAATTGATCGAGTCCTCAGAGAAAGGTGGCAAAGTCATTGGCCTCGAAGGTGGATGGGGAGCAGGAAAGTCAACCGTCGTTGGATTCCTCGTCAAACGTCTCTCGAAGAACACAAACTACACAGTAATATCATTCGATGCGTGGGCGCATGAGGGTGATCCCCTACGTCGTACTTACCTCGAAACTCTGATTCAGGAACTTCGGGCCACAAAATGGGTCGATGATGCGACGTGGAAGAAACGGCGTGAAGAGATCGCTCATCGTCGAAAGGAAACCATAACAAGAATTACTCCCAAACCGACAAACCTCGGTGTGGCATTGGCGATATCACTCCTACTCGTTCCACTCGGATCAGCATTTCTGGCAGCGGGACTTCGGGCCGGTGTAACTTTCGGCACCGACCTTTCTCCGAATTGGTATTTCATCATCGGATTGTCGTTGGGGTTGTCGCCCTTCTGGGTTTTGCTTGCAAACTTCTTCAGAGTCGCCTTCACCCGTGGAGACAAGAAATCTGACTCTGGGAAAACTCAGGATGTTTCGGAGAATGAGACAGATGAAGTGCCTTCCGAATGGGCCTTCTTGTTCAGCCGGGCGATCAACGAAACTCGAACCGAGACGGTGGAGTCGCCAAATCCCACGTCGATTGAGTTCGAGGACTACTTTACGAAGTTGATGCGTGAAGCTCTGAGTGCATCTGACGAACGTCGCTGCTTGCTTGTTCTGGACAATCTGGATCGTGTTGATCCTGAGAGCGCCCTTGCAATCTGGTCCACGTTGCAGACCTTTCTTCAAGATCGTAGCCACAGAAATGAAGCGTGGTTCAGACGACTTTGGGTAGTTGTTCCGTTTGATCCGGGCGGATTGCGAAAGCTCTGGGACAACCGCTCATCGAACAGCGACACCACGGCACTTGCTGGTGTAAACGAGAGTGCTGCTTCGGATTCCTTTCTGGACAAGAGCTTCCAAGTTCGGTTCCATGTTCCACCGCCCGTACTATCCGATTGGAAGGCTTATGTGTATCGCTTGGTCGAAGAGGCGTTTCCAAAGCACGGACAGGAAGACCGTCACTGGATTTACCGTGTGTTCGATCACTGCCGAACAAGGACGGGCGAACCACCTACTCCCCGTGAGTTGAAGTTGTACGTCAACCAGATCGGGGCCATCCACCGACAGTGGGAACACGCTTTCCCGATTGAACATGTCGCCTACTACGTTCTGCATCGCCGGGCCAGCAAGTCGATCATTGAGCGGCTTCGTGATTCTGAGTCGCCGTTTCCATCCGAACAAGACTCTGCCTTTCTCGGTGAAAGTCTCCGGCGTAATCTGGCAGGACTTGCATTCAACGTGGAGGCAAGCAAAGGAATTGAGCTTCTGCTGGCGGAACCGATCTACCAGTCTCTTGCAGACGGTGACTCCGAAAAGCTAAAAGAATTAGAGGAGGGCAACCCAGATGGATTCTGGGCAGTGCTTGAAGTCGTCGCCACTTCGAGGTTGGGTGATACCGATGCACAGACTATTGCCAAGGCAGCTTCATGCCTCAAACACTCTGGTATTCTCGACGGCAACCAACGACCTGAATCGAGCAGCATCCTGAACGGCTTGAAGAGTGCTGGCAAGAAGATCGAGCAATGGTCGCCCTTCGACTCTACCACGGCGAATGGATTGGCGGCGCTGTGTTATCTAGGCAAGTCACCCGAATTGTCAGCATCCGTTATGCAGGCCGTTGCCGCAACTCTCGAACAATACAGCGGTGATGCCAAATCGAGTTCAGAGCCGCAGTCCGTGATTGAGCCGCTGCTGACCGTCATGCGAGAAGTTTCTTTGCTCGGCCATGAAAGTGCGATCCCGCAGGCACTCACTCTACCGATCACGGCTGAGGCATGGCCTTCTGCCTGCGACTTTCTAGCCAAGGCGGATACGGAAGGCAAGTATTGGAAGTTTATTCGCCCCAAAGAGGCTTTTGCCGCTGTATCCAGCGTGATTGAACCAACGGTTAGCGCTCGTCAATTCAAGGAAAGAGAAATCACAACAATTCGTGTAACGTCGTTGTCTCCAATCAAGTCGTCGTGGAATGCTGTCGTCAATGCAATCAGACAACGACTCGACGCTGGTGCTAACGTAGACCCGAACGAAGCGTGCCTCCTCTTTCGGGGATTATTCGTTCTGAAAAGTCTGAACTCAGCAGAAGCGACGAGTTTGTTGAAGCAACTGGCTGACAACGGCCACACTTTGCATCACTTTCATCGGGCAAATGCGGAAGGCCATCACAACGGAAAGGCAACGTCCCTCTTTGCGTTCTTGCGGGAGCGACCTGGCGCAAAGAAGCCGGGAACAGCGGGGAATTCAGACGAGGGTCACAAGAATCTGCATGCGATCCTTTCAAGCAACGATGCAGATGTGGCAAGTCGCCTCCTGGCTCTCCTACGCCAGTTCGGAGAGATTAGTCTTCTCTTGCGGATCGCCTCTGTTCGCTCCAAATACGACTCGCTCATCTGTCTAGGACTACGAGATGTAGCGGAGGCGGACGAAGCCGAACACGTCTTTACGCCACCATTGATTTTGGAATCGTGGAAAGAATTGCGTTCGGCTCTGAACGATTCGTCGGACGAAGGTCGGTTTACAACGCTCGTTGGAAGACTGGCGCACAGTACATCACTTTGCCAATCGATACAGGATGCCGATGGCGGTTTCTCCACAAGCAATTTTGAGTTGTACTTGTCAGTCATCGAGGGCGCAAAAGAGGAACTTCCCGAGTTCGCCCAATGGTGCAAGAGTGGTTTAGAGCGTTTATTGTCAGACGATTGGACGGCACAGTTGGCTGGTTTTTTCTCTTGCTGCCGCCTTGCACTCCATCTCGTCAAACAAGGCAAATCGCCAGAATTGAAGACAGGGTTCTCAGATGCTTTGGCGACTCACGCTCAATCGCTATTGGCAGGGAAGGACGTACCGCCGAATGATCTGCGTGCGGCATGGAGGAAACTGCTCGACTGTTTGTGTGAAGAAGCAACTCGCAAAGAACTGCGGACCCGACTGATTGATGCTGCGGCAACGAAAGATGGAACACAAGCCGCATCCTTCTTCGAATTGTACGGCGATGAGATTTCCGACGCCGAAAGCTTGGTAGCCCATAACCAGATCGTACTCCGCTTATTCTCGCCTATTCTTCGTGAACGAAATGTTGTTGGATTGAATTGGTTGGATGAAATTCTCGACGCCCACCCAGACCTCCTCGACAAGGTTTCGGATAAGACGGCTGTCAAGGCGTTTGAGAACAGGCTGAGGGACTGCATGACTGAACCAGTTGAAGACGAGGCTCAGCCCATAATTAAGCGAATAGCAACGACACTCGGAATCGAATCCGCCACGGACGAAGCTGAAATCAACGTCAGTGATGGTAACGATGATGCAAGAATTGACAAAGCGGAGAAAGAGGGGCAATGACGGACGACTCCCGCATTTCAACCTTTCTTGTCGAAGACTCCGATCACTC
This portion of the Bremerella alba genome encodes:
- a CDS encoding P-loop NTPase fold protein, encoding MTEEDKCPTFLIEDTPADEDAFGPHQRVADAIAELIESSEKGGKVIGLEGGWGAGKSTVVGFLVKRLSKNTNYTVISFDAWAHEGDPLRRTYLETLIQELRATKWVDDATWKKRREEIAHRRKETITRITPKPTNLGVALAISLLLVPLGSAFLAAGLRAGVTFGTDLSPNWYFIIGLSLGLSPFWVLLANFFRVAFTRGDKKSDSGKTQDVSENETDEVPSEWAFLFSRAINETRTETVESPNPTSIEFEDYFTKLMREALSASDERRCLLVLDNLDRVDPESALAIWSTLQTFLQDRSHRNEAWFRRLWVVVPFDPGGLRKLWDNRSSNSDTTALAGVNESAASDSFLDKSFQVRFHVPPPVLSDWKAYVYRLVEEAFPKHGQEDRHWIYRVFDHCRTRTGEPPTPRELKLYVNQIGAIHRQWEHAFPIEHVAYYVLHRRASKSIIERLRDSESPFPSEQDSAFLGESLRRNLAGLAFNVEASKGIELLLAEPIYQSLADGDSEKLKELEEGNPDGFWAVLEVVATSRLGDTDAQTIAKAASCLKHSGILDGNQRPESSSILNGLKSAGKKIEQWSPFDSTTANGLAALCYLGKSPELSASVMQAVAATLEQYSGDAKSSSEPQSVIEPLLTVMREVSLLGHESAIPQALTLPITAEAWPSACDFLAKADTEGKYWKFIRPKEAFAAVSSVIEPTVSARQFKEREITTIRVTSLSPIKSSWNAVVNAIRQRLDAGANVDPNEACLLFRGLFVLKSLNSAEATSLLKQLADNGHTLHHFHRANAEGHHNGKATSLFAFLRERPGAKKPGTAGNSDEGHKNLHAILSSNDADVASRLLALLRQFGEISLLLRIASVRSKYDSLICLGLRDVAEADEAEHVFTPPLILESWKELRSALNDSSDEGRFTTLVGRLAHSTSLCQSIQDADGGFSTSNFELYLSVIEGAKEELPEFAQWCKSGLERLLSDDWTAQLAGFFSCCRLALHLVKQGKSPELKTGFSDALATHAQSLLAGKDVPPNDLRAAWRKLLDCLCEEATRKELRTRLIDAAATKDGTQAASFFELYGDEISDAESLVAHNQIVLRLFSPILRERNVVGLNWLDEILDAHPDLLDKVSDKTAVKAFENRLRDCMTEPVEDEAQPIIKRIATTLGIESATDEAEINVSDGNDDARIDKAEKEGQ
- the brxL gene encoding protease Lon-related BREX system protein BrxL, encoding MTLTSETNESDTGIDELLNEHFAGKVVRKDLTKLVKEGANVPVYVLEYLLGNYCASNDPEVISNGLDTVKKVLADNYVRPDEAEKVKSTIRERGSLKIIDKVTVTLNEKRDVYEALLSNLGTKGVEIPTGTVKKYEKLLAGGIWCIITMQYYFEEGQKGSPFVIEELKPIQMPNMDMEELFKGRRYFTEEQWIDVLLRSCGYEPTHFDARVKMHLLCRMVPLIENNFNVCELGPRGTGKSHIYKEISPNSILVSGGQTTVANLFYNLARRQVGLVGLWDVVAFDEVAGISFKDKDGVQIMKDYMASGSFARGRDSINAYASMVFVGNINQPVDTLVKTSHLLAPFPETMIDSAFFDRFHGYIPGWEIPKMRPEFFTNQYGLIVDYFAEWVREMRKRSFGDAINKYFKLGRDLNQRDTIAVKHTVSGLLKLMYPNEEYDKEAVRRCLEYALEVRRRVKEQLKKIGGMEFYDVHFSYIDLETSEEKFISVAEQGGGSIIPDGPLNPGVLHTVGTGNGGHLGLYRIETQVTAGNGSLKTSGLGSNSKAKEAIKVGFDYFKANATHVSASAKAGDHDYHLHVIELHNTGPNNAMTLTTFVALCSAVLGKPLQSQLVILGSMSLGGSIIPVENLAESLQVAHDAGAKRILLPMASVGDIPTIPGELFAKFQTSFYSDPRDAAFKALGVE
- the pglZ gene encoding BREX-1 system phosphatase PglZ type A: MDTKQLSEALSKIYDEEQARIVFWNDPQQEFDRVVENLDLDSVNLVRLDQVGGIETKLRIERDEPDSKFLLYAPEEEPEFEDDILLDIRLYSRSFRADRSSIILDELKLARQHLRSHLTLRRKFFDSKERLGKLKQLVNADDNELDLDRKMLAVVTKSDQPELFNIVRTLFQSMAEQDELDLETPPPAWTQIEKFDLDGSFWKLVSTAFGYDDETPTLQKLLMRLMLSDFAHQLGIHVPPAIQKLQLSRSGTHNAVVCLAQWRDSAKQASSYNVLSDVIGGNTNIDEQLQGLEPEKLVDAVAFRNVDRVILLGLLERLSSTKDHVNAEAFREIVGRRQEEHWIASLSVPEQQRKARHAAYEAVAVAAEFFDLRNKHSDGFDGNTAEEVYKLYTEELYKFDQLYRHFCHNADVAESQAWDILKSLRKEVEAAYKNWYLVQLSLKWAKFVGGGLLDKWEIPGIPNQYRFYEKHIGSRQREAENRRSFVVISDAFRYEAAAELTKVLNGEYRFQAELSTQLSVLPSYTALGMASILPHKKLQYTDKGDVLADGVSTSGSENRDTILSKVNGTVIQADALSSMNKPEGLEFIEGQKVVYIYHNEIDTRGENPATEADTFKATQETIRELAAIIRYIINSLSGTYIVVTADHGFLFTESSPSETDKSKLAEKPAGTVKAKKRYLIGYDLPEYEDAWRGKTEITAKCDGGMEFWIPKGSNRFHFTGGARFIHGGAMPQEIVVPVITVRQAKSKTALEKTKTKQVSFSVLGSNHKITTHTHRFKLIQMEPVSERAKAMTVKIAIYNGDEPVSSIETVTFASTSSNLEDRQQSVMLTLKDQSFDKHKQYKLLVKDSSTDFELQSHDVTIDRAIADDFDF